TTGAGAGGAGGGTCTAGGAAGCTGGCAGTGTTTCACACCTGTCCGCCAACAGCAGTGATCATTCCTGTACAAGTGCCACCAAGGGGGACTCTGGCCTCCTTCCCTACCCCAGTCATTCTTGTGGGCACTGGGTGAGGGTCTGCTCAGAACTGCTTGCAAGTGAGTGCAGATTCCCACCGTGTCTGGGGCCCCTGCTCATTCTAGACTGAGAGGCTAGCCCACGCTCAACATTTTAGCTCCTTTCAtcttacttgcttttttttttttttttttttttttttttggtggtcacctcctcctctcatgccctgttaaaaatgaaacactttggggcgcctgggtggctcagtcggttaagcatctgacttcggctcaggtcacgatctcacagtctgtgagttcgagccccacgttgggctgtgtgctggcagctcagagcctggagcctgctttggattctgtgtcttcctctctctctgcccctcccccgctcacactgtgtctgtctgtctgtctctctcacacacaaaaaaacattaaaataaaattaaaaaaaaaaaaaaagaaacactttgtgTGCCCCAACTCTCCTCAGAAGGACTTCTTACTTTTTAGAGGTCACTTCTCTTGGTGGTCTTGACACTTCAGCTTTCTGATGGTATAAGGAAGAGTTTTGAGCTTTTTCTCGTTGTCCGGATAGGAGCAGCATTCTCTTACTGCTTTCTACATACTGAAGGGAAGTGGGACTCCCCCTAAGCCTGCTTTTTAAATCCCAGTCGTACACTCCATCTCAGGGACTTTCATTTCCAGGATCTCATTTACGCTTCACTCATTCAGATACAGTGAAGTGGTTGTATCCCCTTCCGAGAATTCGCCAACCCCAAAGGGGAGTCCAGAGAAACCAAATGTGCTTAGTACAGAGTAATCAGAACCGAGTATTTCCCCTGTGCAGAAAGTCACATCTTGGGCCGGTTTTCTCCTGCTTGATAAATGTGTGGACCCTCACGTGAGCATTGCACCCCTAAGGTATCAGGAGTGCCCGAGCAGCTGTAAAGCCCTTCTCTTTTTACGACTTTAGTTCATCAAGTGCCTGCCCTGCCAAAGAGGCCCCAGCATATTCATGTGCTTTGTCTCATCTGTCCTCACGCATCCGTGTGATACAGGAACAGGTGGTGGTCTCTCCATCCTCCAAACGAGAGAGGCAGAGTTCTAGAAGTGAAGTGCAGCCCCCGGGATCACATCGCCCAGCTGGTCCCGAACCTAGACTCTCTGACTCCAGTCCTGCCCCCACGTAGGCCGAGCCTCTGTGCTCACTGTGCTGTGTGCTAATTCTAAAGTCtcctgggcaaaaaaaaaagaacaaccaaaaCCCTCTAAAGTCATTTGTTCAGGGTTTAAGTGATTCATTCTGTGATTTGATCCTGAAACCTAAGACAGTCTGGTCTTGTAGACAAAAAACAATGTCCCAAACTGGATCACATTAGTTAGGAAGAGTTTTGTTTGTAACTGTGGCTGAGCCCCAGGCTGAGGGCCAGTGTCCTTGTGTCTTCCACAGCTCTCGTTGGTGCCTGCGGCGGGAACTACTCGGCCATGACCGCAGTGGTCTATTCCCCTGACTTTCCCGATACCTACGCCACGGGGAGGGTCTGCTACTGGACCATCCGGGTTCCAGGAGCCTCTCACATCCACTTCAACTTCACCTTGTTCGACATCAGGGATTCCGCAGACATGGTGGAGCTGCTGGACGGCTACACCCACCGTGTCCTGGTCCGTTTCAATGGGAGGAACCGCCCACCTCTGTCCTTTAACGTCTCTCTggattttatcattttgtatttcttctctgatcgCATCAATCAAGCCCAGGGATTTGCTGTCTTATACCAAGGTAACCCTTCCCGGCCTTCTTCGGGGCCCTCCAGGCTGTGCCTCAGGCTCGCTTGCACACTGTGGTGACCTGAGGGCCCCGGTCAGGTCTTACTGGGGCTGTGAGTCAGGAGCTACAGGCTCAATTTGCAGGTTTTCCCACCTCCTATTTCAAAATTTGTGTACACTTCATGATACAGGAAAGAGGCAACACCTGTCAATTTTGCTACTTTAGTTGTTCTGATGACAATTTTCATGTCAGGGTTGAAAGAAGAACTGAAAGAAGGAGCTGAGACTGATAGaattagaaggctttgaaaaggTCATTTGGTCCATCCTCCTGCCTTTCAATATCCTAACCTATCCCAAAAGACTAGTTTCCCATCTTTCTTTAAACCCTCCGTCAGAAgtacatgcaactcttgatctcagagtcatgagttggagccctttgttgagtgtagagattactaaaaaaataaataaataaacgtagctttaaaaagaaaatgaacaacaggAAAAGCccaatataacttttaaaaaagccttCCTAAGGTGGAGCCCCATTCTCTGACTCTGATGTGTACACGCATATGACAGGCCCATCTCTTTGCCAGCACGCAAGAAACACAAGGGTGTCTGCGACCTGGTCATTGTCCTGGATGCCGAGGGCGTCAGGAACAGATCAATCAGTGTGTGCTACAGGAACTCAGAGGGAGGAGGCATCTCCTCAGGTGGGACAGTCTTGAGAACAGGTAGGATTTGGGTGAATAGTTAGGAAGAGGGTGCCATCGCTGCAGAGGTgcaaggaaaacaagaaagcatGCTCAGGTGTCCTCAAAGAGACCAGTCAAATAGTAGGAGTTGACAGCTCCTTCCTTCTGTGACTTTCTGGGCCAGAGCCTGACAGGTTCTGCTTTGGGGCTAGTGGGGTCAGTGGAGAGAATTACGCGCCCAGGTGAACTAGAAAAAAACCCGCCTTCTCACAGCCAGTATTTTCTCCTCCGAAGTTCTCCGTTGTCTGTATCAGCATTCTTCTCACTTAATTCCTTTGATCTTCCAGCCGTCAAGGAAGAGCTGCCACAGGAGAGGCCCACTGCCAACCAGACACTGGCTGAGGTGATCACGGAGCAAGCCAACCTCAGCGTCAGTGCAGCCCGGTCCTCCAAAGTCCTCTATGTCATCACCACCAGCCCTAGCCACCCACCCCAGACTGTCCCAGGTAGCAGTTCCCAGATACCACCAAAGGGGATGGAAGCCACGGGGCTTGAGGGCAGTGCTTTTGGCAGTTAGAGAAAGAGCACTCTTCTGAGGCGGGTTGTGGGTACTGGCTCTGTGACGGTCCTGGCCTTTGAGGGACATTCTCTCATTAGCTTGATTCCTTGGTCCTTAGGAGAAAGTGCTCCCCTCCAAAGATCCAGCATGAGTGTCTTCGTACATTGTGATTAATCAGCTAATCCATCACTTTCTCACTTGGAGAATATCCTTCTGGAGCTCCAAGTTGTAGCTCGCTAAATTCACTGGCATTTACAAGagctccattcattcattcattcattcattcaaaagataTGTAAGCGCTTCAGTGGTGCCAGGCGCTGTTGTAGGCAGTCAACATCCCTGCCCTCCTATGGCCTGTAAgtgcaaagagagagacaagaagcAAAATAACAGGTCAGATAGTGACAAGAGCTGTGAAGAAAAGTTATGCAGGAGAGAGACAGTGGCTAACTTGGTTGGGGCATACTCTGTATTCTCTTCTGCCAGGGAAGGTGGAGCCTTTATGAGCTGGAAGACGTACCAAGTACCTACCGTTAGTAGTTATCCAGCCTAGGTGTTTTCCCCTGCAGACCCCCTTAGAAGGTTAGGGAGGAGAGTCCATCCAGTGCTTGCTCTgcgttgtttgtttttatatcccGGTAGGATTTCACGGGTCACACATCTCATTcctcagataaggaaactgatgcCCAAAGAGTTTATGTAACTCATCTGTGTTTGCACAGTGATTCCAGTGGTAAAGACACAGTGTACATCACTCCTTTCAACTCCCAAGTTGAATGCACTCTGGCCCACACTGCCTGCTTCTCTCCAAGAGGGAGCTCGAGAGCAAGGCGAGGTGCTCAGAAGGCCCGGGGCTCCTTGCCAGCCCAGCTCTCTGCTGTGTTTGGTGGCTGCCCCCACCTACAGAGGGCTCCTCAGCCACACCTGCATTTCTGAGCTACCAGTGTTCATTTGCGGCTTCCAACAGACCTTCTTCTGAAAACTGAGCTCAAACGGGTCCAATAAGCTCTGTCTTTTATACTTGCAGGATGGACAGTATATGGCCTGGCAACCCTTCTCATCCTTACAGTCACGGCCATTGTAGCAAAGATACTTCTGCACATCACATTCAAGTGAGTATGATAGAAAGTTGCCTGATTCCGGGAAGGGAAGGCTCTGATCTCCTTTTATGCTGTGCTTCATTTGTCTGGGAGCAATTGTAATATCAGAACATGATTCCAAAGCCCTTAGTCCTAAGGCAACATAAGTCAGTACACATTCCTCATTCTCTGTAGAGTGAAATGTACAACTGGACAAATCTCACTGAGGTTTGAGGGATCGTGTTTGCTCCTGATTCAAGGGATATGATTTCAAGGAGGATTGAAACAGTCTGGGCATAAAAAGCAACAATTTCCAATTTTTGGCTTGTGCTGGCcccttaaaaaaatcttcacataAGAGCAAAGATTTCTAAAACACTCTCACTCATATTTCCTAATGCCTTCTAGAAATTAGGAAACATCCTTAGGAGGAGAatcctaatattttattatgtattgcttcataattatttaaaaacaattacttAAGAGATCCTTCCGTTCTgaccaataaggaaaaaaatatttccttcccttACTTTGCTACTTGGGTTTAACAGTTCCGCCTTCCAGGAAAGGAGGCAATTATTCATGCTACTGATGTTTGTGTACTTACAGAGAAGAGCTCTGACTTTTGCTAGACTCTGTCTTTCCTGTAGCTCCCAGGCCAGGCttgctccttttttcccccaccgGGTTTATTGAGCTATAACTGATATACAGGCTCTATTTCAAGGCCTTTCCTGACCATTGGTGTCTTATAAAAGCCACCCTTGTCCTGACCTTCTCACTTGCCCTCCACCACAGAAGTTTTGATATGCTGGCTCCTCCATTGCTTTGTGAAGGCTGCCCTTGTAGGCCTCTGTACCCTGTACCTCACATTTTTCAGTGGAAAcaatgtcttttttaatgtttactgagttCACTGTCATATATAATAAGAGATataatataatttgtatataatttatatataatatatatgcatatatatacatgtctatatctatctctatatctatctatatctatatctatgcaTATCTTTTTTGTAAGTCGCAATTCACATGGTCTGGGAAAGCCTCTCAGGTGCAGCAAGAGAGCAGGAGGCTTTCTGTAGGGCCCAGCACACTGCCACACACCCAGGCCCTAAAGCACATGTCTGACTCCCTTGTGACACTGGGGTCCCTCTGCAGCTTCCCTAGCAGGCAGCCCTGGGGGCTGACATGGGGACAAGAGCACGTGTTGGCAATAAGGCAGGACCTGCTTCAGAGATTTTGGCTTTCTCTTGTTTTAACTAGGTGGGCTTCCAGATAAATATCATTGAAGaaatgttctatttaaaaaagaaaaagaaaaagagagagagaaggaaaggaaagaaaggagagaaagaaagaaagaaagaaagaaagaaagaaagaaagaaagaaagaaagaaagaaagaaagaaagaaagaaagaatgaatttgaaaactcATAATGTCTCAGGCCAGCCCCTTCCAGATTTGAATAGCTCTTCCAGTTAGAAAGTTCTTTGTTATATGAGCTGGAATCTGTGCTACTGCATTTCCATCCCACGGGACACATTTCATTCACACAATAGGCCTTCAGACCTCCAACAGGCATCTGTTAGGTCTTTCCTGAGGCCTCACCTCACTCATTGTCCCATTTCGAAAGTACAGGTATCTCAGGAGACAGTAAGTTGTTTTGGGTGCTTTGTCGTGTTCTTCTTGAAATattaagttgtttttgtttgacAGATCCCATCGTGTTCCTGCTTCAAGGGACCTTAGGGATTGTCGTCAGCCAGGGACGTCGGGGGAAATCTGGACCATTTTTTATGAGCCTTCTACTTCGATTTCCATCTTTAAGAAGAAGCTTAAGGGTCAGAGTCAACAAGATGACCGTAATCCTCTTGTGAGTGACTAAAAGCTCCCTTCGCCATGCCCAGGACACGAGGTCCCTCTGAGATCAAGGCCACTGGGGACCCGTGGTTTCCTCTGAGCgactctccctgcctctcccttggCCTCTCTGTCAGCCTCGGCAGGAACGCCATCCTATGAACCGAACCGGGAAGGGACACCTTGCTGCAGGGGCAGGCGTAGCCTGGACTCGCCCTGCTTCATCACTGCACTTAGGAGAGAGACTCAAGGTCCCGGGGTCTGGGCCTTCCCtgtacctctgtctctctcatctaGGAATGGGGGTGTCAGGACAGAGGGGCTGTGATGGCAGAGATGGTTGTGTCTAGCGCTGGGCTCAGGTACCTTCTAGACAACGGTAGGGTGGTGGGTAGGTGTAGTGTATGCTGAGTCTTGCTTGCTTCTTCTCTGTTTTGTCCTCACAAATCGCTTTCTCCTGGTCTTTATGGTTTAAGACAGGGAGAATTCTGAGGTTCTCTTGGGGACTGGCTTGGTCCTGTACTCCTGGGCATTAGCACCCCAAAGCATAAAGAGggcctgtgctctgtgctgactctggGGCCTAGCTCGTTGGGTGCTGAATGAGGATGGGCCTCCTCCAACCTGGGAGAGCCTGGGAATTGACCCCAAATCACGTCGAACGTGCCACCTGCCACACACGGGCTTCTCTCTACAGCTTCTTTCCTTGGCCTGGTGATCAGCAGAGCAAGCCTGCAGACGGTTGTATAAAACATCCATGTCGGCTCTACGGAAAGCTTTTATAGGTGCTCAGTGACTCCTCATTGTATTAGATGACCTGACCTTGCCCCTGAGCAGCTCACGGTCCTGTGGAACTTGAGCCAGGCCCCGTCTCTCTGCGATTCTCTCAGTTCAGTATGGGGCTTAGCCTTTAGACAGCATTAAGTGCGACCCAGGCGCCAGCAGTCCCTCCTTTGAGCGTCCCTCGTcttaaaagaagatgaaaaaacaGCAGGCAGCCTGTGCTCTCTGaggccctctctgtcccttcttaTGGGGACAGAGGGCAGTTCTGGAAAAGCTcagtgggcagggagagggctCTTGCCCCTGGCCTCGCACTACCCAGCCCTTCAGATGGGGAAGGGAGTTGCTAGGAGTGGCAtgagggctgagagagggaggctTTGGGGGCCGGAGACCCTCCGAAGGTAGGCCTCCTAAGATTGACGGGTGCAGCTGCAGTGGCTGCCGGTTGAGAGCAAGAGCCCTCTCCAGCTTAGAAGTCCCCCACATCCGTCCAAAAGTAGGCTTTGTCAGCAGCAGCTGAGAAGAGCAGCCCATGCCTCTGAGGGCCAGGCCTGGGCGATTGTCAGAGCGTGACTCTCCCAGCGGCACCTGGGCCTCTGTCCTCACAGTTCTCTCTTCGGAGCACTTTGCCCACCTCTCTCAAATCCCTAAGCTACTGCCTGCTGTGGCCTTTCCTGGGGTTCCGCCATGCTGGCAACCCATCTGTGTACCTGGCTGCTCCCAGAAAGGCCGAGGACCGTGTGGGGCCAGCTGGGAGGTGTCTGCAGGGCGACATGACACCCGGCAACCAGGGGAGATGGTGGGACCCGGCCAGCATAGGGGCACGAGAAGGGGGGAATGGGGCAGTGTGTCCACAGGAGGGCAGGGGCGCTGCCCCAGGTACCGGGTCAGGCCTGTGGCAGGCACGGAGCTGCTCGATGCTGTCTTCACACTTTGATCTGGAAAGGATAATTACCCGGGAGCAGCTGTCCACAGGCCTCTGGGTCTGCAGGGAGAGGCCTGTCCCACACAACTGGAAATACACTGACATGTGCAGTCTCCCCTCTAAGCTATTCCCGGCTGTCGCGGAATCTCCTCTGAACCAAGTGTCAGGTGTATGCAGTCACAAAGGGCCCTGTGCCCTGAATAGATCCACTGATAGCACAAAGGGAATGTGGAATTTAGCCCCTGGAGGGGGTTGCCTGGCCAAACGGCAGTTGTTCAGCTGCCTAGGGCTTCC
This DNA window, taken from Neofelis nebulosa isolate mNeoNeb1 chromosome 11, mNeoNeb1.pri, whole genome shotgun sequence, encodes the following:
- the KREMEN1 gene encoding kremen protein 1 isoform X1: MAPPAARLALLSAAALTLAARPAPSPGLGPGPECFTANGADYRGTQNWTALQGGKPCLFWNETFQHPYNTLKYPNGEGGLGEHNYCRNPDGDVSPWCYVAEHEDGVYWKYCEIPACQMPGNLGCYKDHGNPPPLTGASKTSNKLTIQTCISFCRSQRFKFAGMESGYACFCGNNPDYWKYGEAASTECNSVCFGDHTQPCGGDGRIILFDTLVGACGGNYSAMTAVVYSPDFPDTYATGRVCYWTIRVPGASHIHFNFTLFDIRDSADMVELLDGYTHRVLVRFNGRNRPPLSFNVSLDFIILYFFSDRINQAQGFAVLYQAVKEELPQERPTANQTLAEVITEQANLSVSAARSSKVLYVITTSPSHPPQTVPGRWTVYGLATLLILTVTAIVAKILLHITFKSHRVPASRDLRDCRQPGTSGEIWTIFYEPSTSISIFKKKLKGQSQQDDRNPLVSD
- the KREMEN1 gene encoding kremen protein 1 isoform X2, producing the protein MAPPAARLALLSAAALTLAARPAPSPGLGPGPECFTANGADYRGTQNWTALQGGKPCLFWNETFQHPYNTLKYPNGEGGLGEHNYCRNPDGDVSPWCYVAEHEDGVYWKYCEIPACQMPGNLGCYKDHGNPPPLTGASKTSNKLTIQTCISFCRSQRFKFAGMESGYACFCGNNPDYWKYGEAASTECNSVCFGDHTQPCGGDGRIILFDTLVGACGGNYSAMTAVVYSPDFPDTYATGRVCYWTIRVPGASHIHFNFTLFDIRDSADMVELLDGYTHRVLVRFNGRNRPPLSFNVSLDFIILYFFSDRINQAQGFAVLYQAVKEELPQERPTANQTLAEVITEQANLSVSAARSSKVLYVITTSPSHPPQTVPGWTVYGLATLLILTVTAIVAKILLHITFKSHRVPASRDLRDCRQPGTSGEIWTIFYEPSTSISIFKKKLKGQSQQDDRNPLVSD